The Quercus robur chromosome 7, dhQueRobu3.1, whole genome shotgun sequence genome has a segment encoding these proteins:
- the LOC126693212 gene encoding cytochrome P450 81Q32-like has product MEAILLYLSLTLLSFLVAFKLILKTRTTRPKHLPPSPPSLPIIGHLHLIKKPLHRTFHAFSQKYGQIFSFKFGSQLVVIVSSPSAVEECFTKNDIVLANRPPFLLGKHVSYNNTTLNQSPYGDHWRNLRRISTLEIFSNNRLNKFLGIRSDEIKHLLRNLSRNSCHGFAKVELQSMLLEMTFNNIMRMVAGKRYYRYGEDVKDEEEARQFRRIIKELTRFGGASNPAEFVSVLRWMDYGGLEKKLKSLSKRMDEFLQALIDEKRHKEEEGNTMIDHMLSLQKSQPEYYTDQIIKGLILALVLAGTDTSAVTLEWAMTNLLNHPNILKKARDEIDSQIGEDKLIEESDVSKLHYLQSIISETLRLYPAAPLLVPHMSSADCTIGGYDVPSGTMLLVNAWAIHRDPKVWDDATSFKPERFENGESEGRNLMPFGIGRRTCPGAGLAQRTVSLTLGSLIQSFEWERVTTEEVDMHEGSGLTMPKAMPLEAMCKARPIMHKLLSKSTDDV; this is encoded by the exons atgGAAGCCATCTTACTATATTTGTCTCTCACTCTTCTCAGCTTTCTTGTTGCTTTCAAGCTCATCCTCAAAACAAGAACTACTCGACCAAAACACCTCCCACCTAGCCCACCTTCTCTTCCAATTATAGGTCATCTCCATCTCATTAAAAAACCATTGCACCGTACTTTCCATGCCTTCTCACAAAAATATGGTCAAATATTCTCATTCAAATTTGGTTCACAACTTGTGGTCATTGTTTCATCCCCATCAGCAGTTGAAGAATGCTTCACAAAGAATGACATAGTATTAGCCAACCGTCCTCCCTTCCTACTAGGCAAGCACGTTTCCTACAACAACACCACCTTAAATCAATCCCCATATGGCGATCACTGGCGCAACCTCCGCCGCATTAGTACGCTTGAAATCTTCTCAAACAATCGCCTCAACAAGTTCTTAGGCATTCGAAGTGACGAGATCAAGCACTTGCTACGAAACTTGTCACGCAACTCTTGCCACGGTTTCGCCAAGGTGGAGCTACAATCAATGCTATTGGAGATGACATTTAACAACATAATGAGAATGGTGGCAGGGAAACGATACTACAGGTACGGTGAGGACGTGAAGGACGAGGAAGAAGCGAGACAGTTTAGGCGGATAATTAAAGAGTTAACAAGGTTCGGAGGGGCATCAAATCCAGCAGAGTTTGTGTCTGTCTTGCGGTGGATGGATTATGGAGGTTTGGAGAAGAAGTTAAAGAGTCTCTCCAAGAGGATGGATGAGTTCTTGCAAGCACTCATTGATGAGAAAAGGCATAAGGAGGAAGAGGGTAACACTATGATTGACCATATGCTTTCTTTGCAAAAATCACAGCCAGAGTACTACACGGACCAAATCATCAAGGGGCTTATATTG GCATTGGTACTTGCTGGGACGGATACATCAGCAGTCACATTAGAGTGGGCGATGACTAATCTACTTAATCATCCTAATATATTGAAGAAAGCTAGAGATGAGATAGATAGTCAAATTGGAGAAGATAAATTGATTGAGGAATCAGATGTTTCCAAGTTACACTACCTTCAGAGTATTATCTCAGAAACCCTTCGATTGTATCCAGCAGCACCATTGTTAGTACCCCATATGTCTTCCGCTGATTGCACCATTGGAGGATATGATGTACCAAGTGGCACAATGTTATTGGTCAATGCATGGGCCATACATAGAGATCCTAAAGTGTGGGATGATGCAACTAGTTTTAAGCCTGAGAGGTTTGAAAATGGTGAGAGTGAAGGACGTAATCTAATGCCATTTGGGATTGGGAGGAGGACTTGTCCTGGGGCGGGCCTCGCCCAGCGTACAGTGAGCCTGACTTTGGGTTCGTTAATTCAAAGTTTTGAGTGGGAAAGGGTTACCACAGAAGAAGTTGATATGCATGAAGGTAGTGGGCTCACTATGCCTAAAGCCATGCCATTGGAGGCCATGTGTAAAGCACGCCCAATCATGCATAAGCTTCTTTCTAAGTCAACAGATGATGTTTGA